The Rhodocytophaga rosea genome has a segment encoding these proteins:
- a CDS encoding copper homeostasis protein CutC encodes MKKKITIEVVIDSVQSAIAAQKGGADRVELCGNLFEGGTTPSAGCIEVTRKNIQIGLFVMIRPRGGDFCYSEPEFEQMQKDIELCKTLKVDGVVFGILTPDGQVDKERTAQLAELAQPLQVTFHRAFDMAKDPFQALEDIITLKKVSRILTSGLEASAYEGADLIAELIKRANNRISIMPGAGITERNITKIRNITGAIEFHVSGRIKVASQMIYRPTTVFMGGTLRPPEFEQSITDAGKIEAVKEAIE; translated from the coding sequence ATGAAAAAGAAGATTACTATAGAAGTCGTAATAGATTCGGTACAATCAGCCATTGCAGCCCAGAAAGGCGGTGCCGATCGGGTAGAATTATGCGGCAATCTGTTCGAAGGTGGTACTACTCCCAGTGCCGGTTGTATCGAAGTTACCAGAAAAAATATTCAGATAGGCTTATTTGTGATGATCCGGCCCAGAGGAGGGGATTTCTGTTATTCTGAGCCGGAATTTGAACAAATGCAGAAAGACATTGAACTTTGTAAAACCCTGAAAGTGGATGGGGTTGTATTTGGCATTCTCACCCCAGACGGACAGGTAGACAAGGAACGGACGGCTCAACTGGCCGAGCTTGCACAACCTTTACAAGTTACTTTTCACCGGGCTTTCGATATGGCAAAAGACCCCTTTCAGGCATTAGAGGACATCATTACATTAAAAAAAGTAAGCCGCATTCTCACCTCCGGCCTGGAAGCTTCTGCTTATGAAGGGGCTGACCTAATCGCTGAATTAATTAAGCGAGCTAACAATCGCATTAGCATCATGCCTGGTGCAGGTATTACTGAACGGAATATTACTAAAATTAGGAATATCACTGGAGCAATAGAATTTCATGTAAGCGGCCGCATCAAAGTAGCCAGCCAGATGATTTACCGGCCAACTACTGTATTTATGGGTGGCACTTTACGTCCGCCAGAATTTGAGCAGAGTATAACTGATGCTGGTAAGATTGAAGCGGTTAAGGAAGCTATCGAATAA
- a CDS encoding TonB family protein — translation MRSFFTSVLLFLSISAFSQQVKVLGRIVDAKTDKPVKDASIIVEQTTHTIVSNPLGYFELIEQLPVKITVSHVGYVTSSVELTVDNPKVKIKIEPVLHSLEDLSIKGQVFLTEFVYNQAAYDSLIHYRQQPANTTTYAMAEHQCAFPGDMAAFRNYVANQLLKKKDDLTEAFASTVLFTVMPEGTISVDSISGVKENVVQLIRQTFVASPKWVPAFQGNNKVAMRLMQSIKYDPTVEIFQKLDIGPEYTGGWAEFYDLVGKNLKFPSQARKAKVNGKVFVQFVINESGELEDIQILKGLGYGCDEEVIRVIKLSSGKWIPGKLNNKSAKARVSVPVQFKTG, via the coding sequence ATGAGATCCTTTTTTACATCTGTATTACTTTTTCTTTCTATATCAGCATTTTCTCAACAAGTAAAAGTATTAGGAAGAATTGTTGATGCCAAAACCGATAAGCCAGTAAAAGATGCATCTATCATAGTAGAGCAAACTACACATACAATAGTTTCAAATCCTCTTGGTTATTTTGAGCTTATTGAACAACTACCTGTAAAAATTACAGTTTCTCATGTTGGATATGTAACTTCATCTGTGGAGCTAACAGTGGATAACCCCAAGGTTAAGATAAAGATTGAACCTGTTTTACATTCTTTAGAGGATTTATCTATTAAAGGGCAAGTATTTCTTACAGAATTTGTTTACAATCAGGCCGCTTATGACTCCCTCATACACTATAGGCAGCAACCGGCAAATACTACAACCTATGCAATGGCCGAACATCAATGCGCTTTTCCGGGCGATATGGCGGCATTTCGTAATTATGTAGCCAACCAACTATTAAAAAAGAAAGATGATCTTACCGAAGCGTTTGCTTCTACTGTTTTATTTACAGTAATGCCTGAAGGTACTATTTCTGTAGATTCAATTAGTGGAGTGAAAGAAAATGTGGTCCAACTTATTAGACAAACATTTGTTGCAAGCCCTAAATGGGTGCCTGCTTTTCAGGGAAACAACAAAGTAGCTATGCGTCTCATGCAAAGTATAAAGTATGATCCTACAGTGGAGATTTTTCAAAAACTTGATATTGGACCAGAATACACAGGTGGCTGGGCTGAGTTTTATGATCTTGTAGGAAAGAACTTGAAATTTCCATCACAAGCTAGGAAAGCAAAAGTTAATGGTAAAGTGTTTGTACAATTTGTGATAAATGAGTCGGGAGAATTAGAGGATATTCAAATACTCAAAGGTCTTGGGTATGGATGCGATGAAGAGGTAATACGGGTGATTAAATTGTCCTCTGGTAAATGGATACCAGGTAAACTGAATAATAAATCAGCAAAAGCTAGAGTAAGTGTACCAGTGCAGTTTAAAACCGGTTGA
- a CDS encoding M20/M25/M40 family metallo-hydrolase, translating to MKKLIQLICCLLISVPVFSQKSGIEQAYVDRIIKTLSADDMQGRKSFEPGADKAADFIEEEFKKIGLKPLDGLTGYKQTFNVYRVKPGETTVQVNGQTVTSDKVFVITGQPQIQWQQSSDANVILVRAEDSFSQIASDLMKARKNTLLLIDETHQKIFNQYRNYFSKGNISLEQAGDGSLVFAMFPPVENPSFQVKASNVVETLKLSNVVGMIPGKDKKEEMVIFSAHYDHIGILKPVNGDSIANGADDDASGTTAVLALASYFKKQKNKGRTLIFVAFTAEEVGGYGSQYFSKQLNPDKVVAMFNMEMIGKPSKFGPNTAWVTGYEKTDFGKILQQNLQGTQFTFHPDPYPEQNLFYRSDNATLARLGVPAHSISSDQIDIDKLYHSVDDEYESLDIANMTQIIKAIAQSARSIISGKDTPTRVNASELK from the coding sequence ATGAAAAAATTGATTCAGCTTATATGCTGTCTGTTGATAAGTGTACCGGTTTTCTCTCAAAAATCAGGGATTGAACAAGCCTATGTAGACCGTATCATTAAAACGCTGTCGGCCGATGACATGCAGGGACGAAAATCTTTTGAACCAGGTGCAGACAAAGCGGCTGATTTTATTGAAGAAGAATTTAAAAAGATTGGTTTAAAACCCCTGGATGGGCTTACTGGTTATAAGCAAACTTTTAATGTGTATAGGGTAAAACCGGGTGAAACGACTGTACAGGTAAACGGGCAAACAGTGACCTCCGATAAAGTTTTTGTTATCACCGGGCAACCTCAGATACAATGGCAGCAATCGAGTGATGCAAACGTGATTTTGGTCCGGGCCGAAGATAGCTTTTCTCAGATAGCCAGCGATTTGATGAAAGCCAGGAAAAATACACTCCTTCTGATTGACGAAACCCACCAAAAGATATTTAATCAGTATAGAAACTATTTCTCTAAAGGCAATATCAGCCTGGAACAAGCAGGTGACGGTTCGCTGGTATTCGCCATGTTTCCGCCGGTAGAAAATCCCTCTTTCCAGGTAAAAGCCAGTAATGTGGTAGAAACACTGAAATTAAGCAATGTTGTAGGCATGATTCCTGGCAAAGACAAAAAAGAAGAAATGGTGATCTTTTCTGCCCATTACGATCATATAGGGATTCTTAAACCGGTAAATGGAGACTCCATTGCCAATGGGGCTGACGATGATGCTTCCGGAACAACGGCTGTACTAGCACTGGCGAGTTACTTTAAAAAGCAAAAAAATAAAGGACGTACGCTCATATTTGTTGCTTTTACTGCTGAAGAAGTAGGAGGGTATGGTTCGCAGTATTTTTCCAAACAACTGAATCCAGATAAAGTGGTGGCTATGTTTAATATGGAAATGATTGGTAAACCTTCTAAATTTGGGCCAAATACAGCCTGGGTTACGGGTTATGAAAAAACCGACTTTGGCAAAATACTTCAGCAAAACCTGCAGGGAACCCAGTTTACCTTTCACCCGGACCCTTATCCGGAACAAAATCTGTTCTACCGTTCAGATAATGCAACACTTGCCAGGTTAGGGGTACCAGCCCATAGTATTTCTTCCGACCAGATCGACATTGATAAATTGTATCACAGTGTGGATGATGAATATGAATCGCTCGACATTGCCAATATGACGCAGATCATTAAGGCCATTGCCCAAAGTGCAAGAAGTATCATCAGTGGCAAAGACACTCCTACCCGTGTGAATGCTTCGGAGTTGAAGTAG
- a CDS encoding bifunctional YncE family protein/alkaline phosphatase family protein: MNKLVRLHTCFYVCLLPFLLLTQACKNNLESADGSKADSTLVKELIAKRITLPNGWSLTPAGTSQPLGDFPMNMALSPSKKLLAITNNGQSRQSIMLIEVASGKMLSDIDIPKAWLGLKFSADEKFLYASGGNDNMIRIYGVADNKIALADSIVLGKPWPVEKISVAGIEINPKKNVLYTVTKEDSALYICDLTSKKVINRVKLPVEPYTCLLSPVSNELYVSLWGGERIAIFDTETMQMAQEIKVESHPNDLTLTKDGKYLFVANANSNSVSVIDVKGRKVIETIATALYPDAPTGSTANAVSLSEDEKTVFIANADNNCLAVFDVTEPGKSRSKGFMPTGWYPTSVKIAGNQIFVTNGKGEFSKANPKGPNPTKKRDEGTEYIGGLFKGTLLTINMPGDPLLGAYSRIVYDNTPYTKEKEKQAAGETGNPIPRKSGDPSPIKYVFYIIKENRTYDQVLGDMPEGNGDPSLCLFPQEVTPNHHALAREFVLLDNFYVDAEVSADGHNWSMAAYANDYVEKVWPTSYSSRGGNYDYEGSREIAFPKDGFIWDYCKRAGISYRSYGEFQAYAKKKGSALEGHMATAYPEYDLSIKDIVREQIWEKDFDSLVAANALPRLTTLRFGNDHTSGARIGAPTPAAHVADNDLALGRFIEHLSNSKVWKESVVFILEDDAQNGPDHVDAHRSPAFVISPYIKRKSVNHNMYSTSGMLRTIELILGLPPMSQYDAAANPMWECFTATPDLTPYTSLKNNVDLEAKNVAMTESARRSESFNLAVEDAAPDNEFSEVIWKTVKGESSQMPAPRRSAFLRLVDNDEEEEDEREEAEDEDNEDKDK; the protein is encoded by the coding sequence ATGAATAAACTAGTAAGATTACACACCTGCTTTTATGTGTGTTTGCTGCCATTTCTGCTGCTGACACAGGCTTGTAAAAATAATCTGGAAAGCGCAGATGGAAGTAAAGCAGATTCTACGCTCGTAAAAGAGCTCATTGCCAAGCGCATTACTTTGCCTAATGGCTGGTCCCTCACACCGGCAGGAACTTCACAGCCTCTGGGTGATTTTCCGATGAACATGGCGCTTTCTCCTTCAAAAAAACTACTGGCAATTACTAATAATGGACAGAGCAGGCAATCGATCATGCTGATAGAGGTGGCTTCAGGAAAAATGCTTTCAGACATCGATATTCCCAAAGCATGGCTTGGATTGAAATTCAGCGCCGACGAGAAATTTCTGTATGCTTCTGGTGGAAATGATAATATGATCCGGATTTATGGAGTTGCAGATAATAAAATAGCTTTAGCCGATTCTATTGTGCTGGGCAAACCCTGGCCTGTTGAAAAGATATCAGTCGCAGGTATAGAGATCAATCCAAAGAAGAATGTACTATATACCGTTACCAAAGAAGACAGCGCTTTATACATCTGCGACCTGACAAGCAAAAAAGTAATAAACCGGGTTAAATTACCTGTTGAACCCTATACCTGCCTGCTGTCACCTGTTTCCAATGAATTATATGTTTCGTTATGGGGCGGAGAACGAATCGCAATATTCGATACAGAAACGATGCAAATGGCTCAGGAAATCAAAGTAGAAAGCCATCCGAATGATCTGACACTTACCAAAGACGGGAAGTATTTATTTGTCGCCAATGCCAATTCTAATTCTGTATCTGTGATTGATGTAAAAGGCCGCAAAGTGATAGAAACTATTGCTACTGCTTTGTATCCGGATGCGCCAACCGGCAGTACAGCCAATGCAGTTTCCCTCTCTGAAGATGAAAAAACAGTATTTATTGCCAATGCAGATAATAATTGCCTGGCTGTTTTCGATGTAACTGAACCAGGAAAGAGCCGGTCCAAAGGATTTATGCCAACTGGCTGGTATCCTACGTCTGTAAAAATTGCCGGTAACCAGATTTTTGTAACCAATGGCAAAGGTGAATTTTCCAAAGCCAATCCCAAAGGTCCGAACCCCACTAAAAAAAGGGATGAAGGAACAGAATATATTGGCGGATTATTCAAAGGAACGTTACTAACCATCAACATGCCAGGCGATCCGCTTTTGGGTGCTTACTCCAGAATTGTATACGATAACACTCCTTATACCAAAGAAAAAGAGAAACAGGCCGCTGGAGAAACCGGAAATCCTATTCCCCGCAAATCTGGTGACCCATCGCCTATCAAATATGTGTTCTACATTATTAAAGAAAACCGCACGTACGACCAGGTATTGGGAGATATGCCTGAAGGAAATGGCGATCCCTCTCTTTGCTTATTTCCGCAGGAAGTCACGCCTAACCATCATGCATTGGCCCGTGAGTTTGTACTGCTGGATAACTTTTATGTAGATGCAGAAGTAAGCGCCGACGGACATAACTGGTCAATGGCGGCATATGCTAATGATTATGTAGAAAAAGTGTGGCCTACAAGTTACAGCAGCCGGGGTGGAAATTATGATTATGAAGGAAGCCGGGAAATTGCTTTTCCTAAAGATGGGTTTATCTGGGATTATTGCAAACGGGCTGGTATTAGTTACCGCAGTTATGGCGAATTTCAGGCTTATGCCAAAAAGAAAGGCTCAGCCCTGGAAGGTCACATGGCGACAGCTTATCCGGAATATGATCTGAGTATTAAAGATATTGTCAGAGAGCAAATCTGGGAAAAAGACTTTGATTCCTTAGTAGCTGCTAATGCGTTGCCCAGGCTTACAACCTTGCGTTTCGGAAACGACCATACCAGTGGTGCCAGAATAGGAGCGCCTACTCCAGCCGCCCATGTGGCAGATAATGATCTGGCTTTGGGCCGTTTTATTGAACATTTGTCTAATAGCAAAGTATGGAAAGAATCGGTAGTATTTATTCTCGAAGATGATGCCCAGAATGGCCCAGATCATGTAGATGCGCATCGTTCACCGGCTTTTGTTATTAGTCCGTATATAAAACGTAAAAGTGTGAATCACAATATGTATTCTACTTCTGGCATGTTACGAACCATAGAACTCATTTTAGGATTACCTCCCATGAGCCAGTATGATGCCGCTGCCAATCCGATGTGGGAATGTTTCACGGCCACTCCCGACCTGACACCTTATACATCACTCAAAAATAATGTAGACCTGGAAGCTAAAAACGTAGCCATGACCGAAAGTGCCCGCCGTTCAGAATCATTTAATCTGGCTGTAGAAGATGCCGCTCCAGATAATGAATTCAGTGAAGTAATCTGGAAAACGGTAAAAGGAGAATCCAGTCAGATGCCTGCCCCTCGCCGCAGTGCCTTTCTCCGGCTGGTTGATAATGATGAAGAAGAGGAGGATGAAAGAGAAGAAGCTGAAGATGAAGACAATGAAGATAAAGACAAATAA
- a CDS encoding isoaspartyl peptidase/L-asparaginase family protein, whose product MNSRRKFLKISALSTALASIIKPAYSSNQKPLATVASKPIVISTWRHGLAANEGAWKILSANGRAFDAVEAGVMITESDPNERSVGYGGLPDRDGKVTLDACIMDENGNCGSVACLEYIKNPIAVARKVMEKTPHVMLVGKGALDFALANGFKKMNLLTPASEKDWKEWMKTSKYKPIINIENHDTIGMLALDQAGNLSGACTTSGLAYKMHGRVGDSPIIGAGLYIDNEIGAACATGLGEAVIKVVGSHVVVEMMRQGKSPEEACKIAVERIMKKIKDVKDLQVGFIALNKNGEYGGYSIHKGFDFALYTGSENKMVDAKNIVS is encoded by the coding sequence ATGAACAGCCGCCGTAAATTCCTTAAGATATCTGCTCTCAGCACTGCCCTGGCAAGTATTATTAAACCAGCATATTCCTCTAATCAAAAGCCGCTTGCTACAGTCGCCAGTAAACCCATTGTAATTTCTACCTGGCGGCATGGACTGGCTGCCAATGAAGGTGCCTGGAAAATTTTGTCGGCTAACGGAAGGGCATTCGATGCTGTGGAAGCTGGCGTAATGATTACGGAATCTGATCCCAATGAACGGAGTGTAGGCTATGGCGGATTGCCAGACCGGGATGGAAAAGTAACATTGGATGCCTGTATAATGGATGAGAACGGGAATTGTGGTTCAGTGGCCTGTCTGGAATACATCAAAAATCCGATTGCAGTGGCCAGAAAAGTAATGGAAAAAACCCCACACGTAATGCTGGTAGGAAAAGGAGCCCTGGATTTTGCTTTAGCTAACGGGTTTAAAAAGATGAACCTGCTTACTCCTGCTTCTGAGAAAGACTGGAAAGAGTGGATGAAAACCTCCAAATACAAACCTATCATCAATATTGAGAACCATGATACCATTGGCATGCTTGCTTTAGACCAGGCTGGCAATCTTTCCGGCGCTTGTACCACCAGCGGACTAGCCTATAAAATGCACGGACGGGTGGGCGATTCTCCCATTATCGGTGCAGGTTTATATATAGACAATGAAATAGGTGCCGCCTGTGCAACCGGTTTAGGCGAAGCGGTTATCAAAGTAGTAGGCAGCCATGTGGTGGTAGAAATGATGCGTCAAGGCAAGTCTCCAGAGGAAGCCTGCAAAATTGCTGTGGAACGCATTATGAAAAAAATAAAAGATGTGAAAGATCTACAGGTTGGATTTATTGCCCTCAATAAAAATGGTGAATATGGAGGCTACAGCATTCATAAAGGTTTCGATTTTGCGCTGTACACTGGCAGTGAGAATAAAATGGTAGATGCTAAAAATATAGTAAGTTAA
- a CDS encoding IS110 family RNA-guided transposase: MKKKSLSMEVVNPDAAGIDVGSRSHYVAIGQKPGDVREFGVYNEDLLELLKWLQENNITTVAMESTGTYWQSLFATLQAAGLEVYLCNGKFTKNIKGRKTDVQDCQWIQKLHSLGLLTSSFLPDLATEQLRTYCRHRTSLLETSAMTTLKMQKYLRLLNLRLDVVVSDVCGLTGLAIIEAICKGETNPTVLASLRHGNCRKSAEEIAKALQSNGRKDYLFGLQQEFDLYKILQAKIEACDVAIAKLLTEQINQDQTKKALQAEAKPHKKVNKNAPKHMDLNQVAYQYFDGVDLMGIEGVSHGTVIALMSEVGSEGIKKFATAKQFASWLRLTPNTRISGGKVISKRIAKGSNRLKIALRQAANAVGNLKDTHLSDFFNRISYRRGRTAAVSATARKLAVIIWNMIVKHVPYNPPSQYLFMDQKRKMKLVKKIRNKIAKLDLKPQDVGFSMN, from the coding sequence ATGAAAAAGAAATCCTTATCTATGGAAGTAGTGAATCCCGATGCAGCCGGCATTGATGTGGGTAGCCGCTCGCACTATGTGGCCATCGGCCAAAAACCGGGAGATGTCCGTGAGTTTGGTGTCTACAATGAGGATCTGCTAGAGTTACTTAAATGGCTGCAAGAAAACAACATTACCACGGTAGCTATGGAATCAACAGGTACGTATTGGCAAAGTTTGTTTGCTACTTTACAGGCAGCAGGCTTGGAAGTGTATCTGTGCAATGGAAAATTCACTAAAAACATCAAAGGCAGAAAAACCGATGTACAGGATTGCCAGTGGATACAGAAGTTGCACAGCCTTGGATTGCTCACAAGCAGTTTTCTGCCTGACTTGGCAACAGAACAATTACGCACTTATTGTAGACACCGCACTTCACTGCTTGAAACCTCAGCCATGACTACCCTAAAGATGCAAAAGTACCTGCGTCTACTCAACTTAAGGTTAGATGTGGTAGTAAGTGATGTCTGTGGACTGACAGGGTTAGCTATCATCGAAGCTATATGCAAAGGAGAAACCAATCCTACAGTATTAGCTTCCTTGCGTCATGGCAACTGCCGAAAATCAGCAGAAGAAATAGCCAAAGCTTTGCAGAGTAATGGTAGAAAAGATTACCTGTTTGGTTTACAACAAGAGTTTGATCTGTATAAAATCTTGCAGGCCAAGATTGAAGCCTGTGATGTAGCCATAGCAAAACTGCTTACCGAGCAGATCAATCAAGATCAGACAAAGAAAGCATTACAGGCAGAAGCCAAGCCGCACAAAAAGGTAAATAAAAATGCACCCAAACATATGGACCTTAATCAAGTAGCTTACCAGTATTTCGACGGAGTGGATCTGATGGGTATTGAAGGGGTGAGCCATGGGACAGTGATTGCCTTGATGAGTGAAGTAGGTAGTGAAGGGATCAAAAAGTTTGCAACCGCTAAACAATTTGCTTCCTGGCTCAGGCTTACTCCCAACACGAGAATCAGCGGAGGCAAGGTGATAAGTAAGCGCATAGCCAAAGGAAGTAACCGCTTAAAGATTGCTCTCAGGCAAGCAGCAAATGCGGTTGGCAATCTCAAAGACACCCACCTGTCGGATTTTTTCAATCGAATTAGTTATAGAAGGGGCAGAACAGCGGCTGTTTCTGCTACAGCGCGTAAGCTAGCAGTCATCATCTGGAATATGATAGTCAAGCATGTGCCTTATAATCCGCCCAGTCAGTATCTGTTTATGGATCAAAAAAGAAAGATGAAGCTGGTCAAGAAGATCCGAAACAAGATTGCTAAATTAGACCTCAAGCCACAAGATGTAGGCTTTTCCATGAACTAA
- a CDS encoding ABC transporter ATP-binding protein, which produces MAILSSASSNGRNNRTSRNNSENPLTFKQRLSALRNLPAFFKLVWKTSPPMFIANIVLRVLKAALPVIMLYIGKLIIDEVIVLTQTAGPHELTTLWKLVAAEFGLAFLSDSLSRAVALLDSLLGDLFANQTSIELMEHAATLDLDQFEDSIFYDKLERARQQTIGRTILLSQVLGQVQDLITMAFLGAGLVAFNPWLILLLVIAVVPAFLGEAHFNEKSYSLVHGWTPERRELDYLRYIGASDETAKEVKIFGLSGFLTDRYRILSDKYYKANKELAVKRASWGSVFAAIGSAGYYSAYGFIIWQTVNGMLSVGTLTFLAGSFRQLRSLLEGVLTRFSSVSQGALFLSDLFDFFEIKPRIYTPQKPRPFPRPIKEGFVFENVGFKYLNSEKWANRHLSFTLHAGEKLALVGENGAGKTTLVKLLARLYDPSEGRILLDGYDLREYDLTELRQEIGVIFQDFVKFQMSASSNIAVGRIAEKENKNRIENSAHQSLADTVIEKLPGKYDQILGKRFAKGVELSGGEWQKVALGRAYMRDAQVLILDEPTAALDARAEYEVFQRFAELTHGKTAVLISHRFSTVRMADRILVLDNGELHEIGSHEELLANDGRYAELFRLQARGYQ; this is translated from the coding sequence ATGGCTATATTATCAAGTGCTTCCAGCAATGGAAGAAACAACCGTACTTCCAGAAATAATTCTGAAAACCCGCTCACTTTCAAACAACGGCTCAGCGCTTTACGCAATTTACCGGCATTCTTTAAACTGGTCTGGAAAACCAGTCCGCCTATGTTTATCGCCAATATTGTGCTTCGGGTGCTTAAGGCAGCTTTGCCGGTGATTATGCTCTATATTGGCAAACTGATCATTGATGAAGTGATCGTACTTACCCAAACTGCCGGACCACATGAATTGACCACTTTGTGGAAATTGGTAGCTGCCGAATTCGGGCTTGCTTTCTTATCAGATTCCCTAAGCCGGGCCGTTGCTTTACTCGACAGTTTGCTGGGCGATTTATTTGCCAATCAGACCTCTATTGAACTGATGGAACATGCGGCTACACTTGACTTAGATCAGTTTGAGGATTCTATCTTTTACGACAAACTGGAAAGAGCCAGGCAACAAACCATCGGACGCACCATTCTGCTCTCGCAGGTATTGGGACAAGTACAGGATCTGATTACGATGGCTTTTCTGGGAGCAGGTCTGGTGGCATTTAACCCCTGGCTTATCTTATTATTAGTCATCGCGGTAGTACCTGCCTTTCTGGGAGAAGCTCATTTTAATGAGAAGAGTTATTCTCTGGTACATGGCTGGACACCTGAACGGCGAGAACTGGACTATTTACGCTATATTGGTGCCAGCGACGAAACTGCCAAGGAAGTGAAAATATTCGGGCTTTCCGGATTTCTTACCGACCGTTACCGCATTCTCTCCGATAAGTATTACAAAGCAAACAAAGAACTGGCTGTAAAACGTGCCTCCTGGGGAAGTGTGTTCGCTGCGATTGGCAGTGCTGGCTATTACAGTGCATATGGGTTCATTATCTGGCAAACGGTAAATGGAATGTTATCGGTAGGTACGCTTACCTTTCTGGCTGGTTCGTTCCGCCAGTTGAGATCCTTACTGGAAGGGGTACTCACCAGATTTTCAAGTGTGTCGCAAGGTGCTTTGTTTCTCAGCGATCTGTTCGACTTTTTTGAGATCAAGCCCAGAATTTATACGCCGCAAAAACCCCGTCCATTCCCACGCCCAATTAAGGAAGGATTTGTATTTGAAAATGTAGGTTTTAAATACTTGAACTCCGAAAAATGGGCGAATCGCCACCTTTCATTTACTTTACATGCCGGGGAAAAGCTGGCATTGGTGGGCGAAAACGGAGCTGGAAAAACTACCTTAGTTAAATTACTGGCCCGCTTATATGATCCCTCCGAAGGCCGTATTCTGCTGGATGGCTATGACTTGCGGGAGTATGACCTGACTGAACTTCGCCAGGAGATTGGTGTGATTTTCCAGGATTTCGTTAAGTTTCAGATGAGTGCTTCCAGTAATATTGCCGTAGGACGGATTGCCGAAAAGGAAAATAAAAATCGTATTGAAAATTCAGCACACCAAAGCCTAGCTGATACCGTGATTGAAAAGCTGCCAGGAAAATATGACCAGATTTTAGGAAAACGTTTTGCCAAAGGCGTAGAACTTTCGGGCGGTGAATGGCAGAAAGTAGCGCTCGGGCGTGCCTACATGCGGGATGCACAAGTATTAATTCTGGATGAACCTACGGCAGCTTTGGATGCCAGGGCAGAATATGAAGTATTCCAACGGTTTGCTGAACTGACGCATGGTAAAACGGCTGTACTTATTTCTCACCGCTTTTCTACTGTCCGTATGGCCGACCGTATTTTGGTATTAGATAATGGCGAATTACATGAAATTGGAAGCCATGAGGAATTACTGGCGAATGATGGCCGGTATGCCGAACTTTTCCGCCTACAGGCAAGAGGCTATCAATAG
- a CDS encoding creatininase family protein: MPPRPYILAETNWKTVKDTSYQVAVLPWGATEAHNYHLPYATDTIQCDYVAAESARIAWEQGTKVIVLPTIPFGVNTGQLDIKLDINMNPSTQAAVMHDVLEVLARQQINKIVMMNGHGGNDFRQMIRELQAKFQTTFICTLNWYKAVNWNKYFNDPGDHAGAMETSAIMHIAPDLVLDLSEAGDGAAKKFKLNGFKEGWVWAQREWSKVTKDTGVGDPAESTPEKGKAYLEATVANIAKFYTELANCPIEDLYE, from the coding sequence ATGCCACCCAGACCTTATATTTTAGCCGAAACCAACTGGAAAACAGTAAAAGACACTTCCTACCAGGTTGCTGTATTGCCCTGGGGCGCTACTGAAGCCCATAATTATCACCTTCCCTATGCGACTGATACCATTCAATGCGATTATGTAGCCGCCGAATCTGCCCGGATTGCCTGGGAACAAGGAACCAAAGTAATTGTATTACCTACTATTCCTTTCGGCGTGAATACCGGCCAGTTAGACATCAAGCTCGATATTAATATGAATCCCAGTACGCAGGCTGCTGTGATGCATGATGTATTAGAGGTGCTAGCCAGGCAGCAGATCAACAAAATTGTGATGATGAACGGGCATGGCGGAAACGATTTCCGGCAGATGATCCGGGAATTGCAAGCTAAGTTTCAAACTACATTTATTTGTACGCTGAACTGGTATAAAGCTGTTAACTGGAACAAGTATTTTAACGACCCTGGCGACCATGCTGGGGCGATGGAAACCAGTGCCATTATGCACATTGCCCCAGATCTGGTACTTGACTTGTCGGAGGCTGGAGATGGAGCTGCTAAAAAATTTAAGCTCAACGGATTTAAAGAAGGCTGGGTATGGGCACAACGGGAATGGAGCAAAGTCACCAAAGATACCGGTGTAGGAGACCCTGCCGAATCCACTCCCGAAAAAGGAAAAGCCTATCTGGAGGCTACCGTTGCCAATATCGCTAAATTCTATACCGAACTCGCCAACTGCCCGATTGAGGATTTGTATGAATAG